In one window of Psychrobacter sp. P2G3 DNA:
- the purM gene encoding phosphoribosylformylglycinamidine cyclo-ligase — MSDKPSLSYKDAGVDIDAGDALVQRIKSVAKATTRPEVVGGLGGFGALCRIPTGYTSPLLVSGTDGVGTKLKLALQLNRHDTIGIDLVAMCVNDLLVCGAEPLFFLDYYATGKLDVDVAATVVTGIGDGCKLANCALIGGETAEMPGMYQDNDYDLAGFCVGVVEESEVITGENVAEGDVLIALASSGAHSNGYSLVRKVIEVSGIDVTSSNEQLDGQPIQDALMAPTRIYVKAIKALQDTLGSSALHAMSHITGGGLTDNLPRVLPDNLAASIDTNSWQFSELFTWLQTEGNIEQSEMYRTFNCGVGFVIVVPKDKAEAAIKTLNDAGEKAWQLGEMVNREADAVVYR; from the coding sequence ATGAGTGACAAGCCTTCTTTAAGCTACAAAGATGCCGGCGTTGATATTGATGCAGGCGATGCACTGGTTCAACGAATCAAGTCCGTAGCAAAAGCCACTACTCGCCCTGAAGTTGTGGGTGGACTTGGCGGTTTTGGCGCCCTATGTCGTATTCCGACAGGTTACACCTCTCCTCTACTCGTATCTGGTACTGACGGCGTTGGTACTAAGCTTAAGTTGGCACTACAACTAAATCGTCACGACACTATTGGCATTGATTTGGTGGCGATGTGCGTTAATGATCTATTGGTTTGCGGTGCAGAACCATTGTTCTTTTTAGATTACTATGCAACGGGTAAACTCGATGTCGATGTTGCTGCTACCGTCGTGACTGGTATTGGTGATGGTTGTAAACTTGCCAATTGTGCCCTTATCGGCGGTGAAACGGCTGAAATGCCAGGCATGTACCAAGACAACGATTATGATTTAGCTGGATTCTGTGTGGGCGTGGTTGAAGAAAGCGAGGTTATCACTGGTGAAAATGTCGCAGAAGGCGATGTTCTAATCGCTCTTGCTTCAAGCGGCGCGCATTCTAACGGCTATTCGTTAGTACGTAAAGTTATCGAAGTCAGCGGTATTGATGTTACTAGCAGCAATGAGCAGCTAGATGGGCAGCCTATTCAAGATGCGCTAATGGCACCTACTCGTATTTATGTAAAAGCGATTAAAGCTCTGCAGGATACCCTTGGTAGCTCCGCACTGCATGCCATGTCACATATCACTGGTGGCGGCTTAACGGATAACTTGCCACGCGTATTACCGGATAATTTAGCCGCTAGCATCGATACCAATAGCTGGCAGTTCTCAGAGCTATTCACTTGGCTACAAACTGAGGGCAATATCGAGCAAAGTGAGATGTACCGCACCTTTAACTGCGGTGTTGGCTTTGTTATCGTTGTGCCTAAAGATAAAGCTGAAGCGGCGATTAAAACTTTGAATGATGCTGGCGAAAAAGCATGGCAACTAGGTGAGATGGTTAATCGTGAAGCGGATGCAGTGGTGTACCGTTAA